The proteins below come from a single Burkholderia sp. FERM BP-3421 genomic window:
- a CDS encoding GspH/FimT family protein: protein MRNGGGVRRATGFLMIEWWVVLALAAAAAAFAVPSLVAWRMRDRVDVQARLMLASLAQARGEAIRLGLRVVLCRGGTGVGCEAGGRCAAGETDWSCGWTVAALGPDGQPRVLRRSVGDARVAVSGAARALVFTPPAGQLIGDFRRFEFASRGRSDEDPDARWCLRIAAGGRARLARGRCE, encoded by the coding sequence ATGCGAAACGGCGGCGGTGTACGGCGGGCGACGGGTTTCCTGATGATCGAGTGGTGGGTCGTGCTGGCGCTCGCGGCGGCCGCGGCCGCGTTCGCCGTGCCCTCGCTCGTCGCATGGCGGATGCGGGACCGGGTCGACGTGCAGGCGCGGCTGATGCTCGCGTCGCTCGCGCAGGCGCGCGGCGAGGCGATCCGGCTCGGCCTGCGCGTCGTGCTGTGCCGCGGCGGGACGGGCGTTGGCTGCGAGGCGGGCGGGCGCTGTGCGGCGGGCGAGACCGATTGGTCGTGTGGCTGGACCGTGGCCGCGCTTGGTCCGGACGGGCAGCCGCGGGTGCTCAGACGGAGCGTGGGCGATGCGCGGGTGGCCGTGAGCGGTGCGGCGCGCGCGCTGGTCTTCACGCCGCCGGCCGGGCAGCTGATCGGCGACTTTCGCCGCTTCGAATTCGCATCGCGGGGGCGGTCGGACGAGGATCCGGATGCGCGCTGGTGCCTGCGCATTGCCGCGGGCGGGCGTGCCCGGCTCGCGCGGGGACGGTGCGAATGA
- a CDS encoding type IV pilus modification PilV family protein, translated as MMRATAQWGMALLEVMIAMGVLAVSALGVAAAQLSVARGAQQAAWRAHALLAADSYAEMARGRIAEGMHDAPAAWLEARVGFADAGPGVRIVTLRRARGAAGACDGGARECVALAFAAGGAER; from the coding sequence ATGATGCGCGCGACGGCGCAGTGGGGCATGGCCCTGCTCGAAGTCATGATCGCGATGGGGGTGCTCGCGGTGTCCGCGCTCGGGGTTGCTGCCGCGCAGTTGTCGGTCGCGCGCGGCGCGCAGCAGGCGGCGTGGCGTGCGCATGCGCTGCTGGCCGCCGACAGTTACGCGGAGATGGCGCGCGGGCGTATTGCGGAAGGCATGCACGATGCGCCGGCCGCGTGGCTGGAGGCGCGGGTCGGCTTCGCCGACGCGGGGCCCGGCGTGCGGATCGTCACGCTGCGGCGCGCGCGCGGCGCGGCGGGCGCTTGTGACGGCGGCGCGCGCGAATGCGTGGCGCTGGCGTTCGCTGCTGGCGGAGCGGAACGATGA
- a CDS encoding PilW family protein, whose translation MKAPGSTRNTGHALLEWLIAMTLAAVISGAAFALYRAHKLSYAAAADAARLRDAAQSALEIVSAQLQMAGFAPPDTALAGVPGLFGCARGRPVGADADPACAPLAGGSDGVLVRYVGDALSTWPTAAGQASDCLGQGVGATALVVNRYYARVSASTGEPELYCDGSGRPGVGQPLVEGVEQLHLRYRLRGVDGWRDAASIAGRWREVMAVEVCVQVRGALGGRSMRYTDCDGRVQVARDTRARLVLCHRVAIRNQETA comes from the coding sequence ATGAAAGCGCCGGGAAGTACGCGCAATACCGGGCATGCGCTGCTCGAATGGCTGATCGCGATGACGCTCGCGGCCGTGATCAGCGGCGCGGCTTTCGCGCTGTACCGTGCCCATAAGCTGTCCTATGCGGCGGCGGCCGACGCCGCGCGATTGCGCGATGCCGCCCAGTCCGCGCTGGAGATCGTGAGCGCACAGCTCCAGATGGCGGGGTTTGCGCCTCCGGATACCGCCTTGGCCGGTGTTCCCGGTCTGTTCGGCTGCGCGCGGGGGCGGCCGGTGGGCGCGGACGCCGATCCCGCGTGCGCGCCGCTCGCGGGCGGGTCGGATGGGGTGCTGGTTCGCTATGTCGGCGATGCGCTGAGCACCTGGCCGACCGCGGCGGGGCAGGCGTCCGATTGCCTCGGACAGGGCGTGGGCGCGACGGCGCTCGTCGTCAACCGGTACTACGCGCGCGTCAGCGCGTCCACTGGCGAGCCCGAACTGTATTGCGACGGCAGTGGCCGGCCCGGCGTCGGGCAGCCGCTCGTCGAGGGCGTCGAGCAGTTGCATCTGCGCTACCGGCTGCGCGGCGTGGACGGCTGGCGCGATGCGGCTTCGATCGCGGGGCGGTGGCGCGAGGTGATGGCGGTCGAGGTGTGCGTGCAGGTGCGCGGGGCGCTCGGTGGGCGGTCGATGCGTTACACGGATTGCGACGGACGCGTGCAGGTGGCCCGCGACACGCGGGCGCGGCTCGTGTTGTGTCATCGCGTTGCGATCCGCAACCAGGAGACGGCATGA
- a CDS encoding type IV pilin protein — protein sequence MRVVVSRSPARLRRGVSLVELMIVLAVAAVLAAFAVPSYRHHIARGHRFDAMAALYRAAHHVEMLETGLPARLPDGFDRVPAHGRAVYELVLRAPESGTGSYTLEARPSPGGAMRDDACGIYVLHADGVRENRAAGDPSVMPDGCWSTR from the coding sequence ATGCGCGTCGTCGTCTCGCGCAGCCCGGCGCGCCTGCGTCGTGGCGTGTCGCTCGTCGAGCTGATGATCGTGCTTGCCGTCGCGGCGGTCCTGGCTGCATTCGCGGTGCCATCCTACCGGCATCACATCGCACGGGGGCACAGGTTCGATGCGATGGCGGCGCTGTATCGGGCCGCGCACCATGTCGAGATGCTCGAGACGGGTTTGCCGGCGCGTCTGCCCGACGGATTCGACCGTGTTCCCGCGCATGGGCGGGCCGTCTATGAACTCGTGCTGCGCGCACCCGAGAGCGGGACGGGGAGCTACACGCTCGAAGCCCGCCCGAGCCCCGGTGGCGCGATGCGCGACGATGCGTGCGGCATCTATGTCCTGCACGCGGATGGCGTCCGCGAGAACCGCGCCGCTGGTGATCCCTCGGTGATGCCCGACGGCTGCTGGTCCACGCGCTGA
- a CDS encoding DUF3318 domain-containing protein: MSAAQHRALRKELLILRSDVERLEFAQAGAELRQAVTHFKWLKLLLPNFSGGPLGRSAKGVNASLNTLVSQYPLISSIVSAALARPMRSLLGAGLKPAIKWGALGLAGWGAYQAWRQMRSADRTGDDANA, translated from the coding sequence ATGAGCGCGGCCCAGCACCGCGCGCTGCGCAAGGAACTGCTGATCCTGCGCTCCGACGTCGAGCGCCTGGAATTTGCCCAGGCGGGCGCGGAGCTGCGTCAGGCCGTCACGCATTTCAAGTGGCTGAAACTGCTGCTGCCGAATTTCTCGGGCGGCCCGCTCGGCCGCTCCGCGAAGGGCGTGAACGCGAGCCTCAACACGCTCGTCAGCCAATATCCGTTGATCAGCTCGATCGTCTCCGCCGCGCTCGCGCGGCCCATGCGCTCGCTGCTCGGCGCGGGACTGAAGCCCGCGATCAAGTGGGGCGCCCTTGGCCTCGCCGGCTGGGGCGCCTACCAGGCCTGGAGACAGATGCGGTCCGCCGATCGGACGGGCGACGACGCTAACGCGTAG
- a CDS encoding phage holin family protein, protein MTDTSSSSSAHGPLRRLLGSVFALLQTRLELIGIELAEEKERLLAVLFLGLAAMMLATMALISLTVLIAIAFWDTYRWQALAGLTSLYAIAGLVCALKARAGLRDAPSVFETTLNELEKDRALFRGKS, encoded by the coding sequence ATGACAGACACCTCATCGTCCTCGTCCGCGCACGGTCCGCTGCGCCGCCTGCTGGGTTCCGTGTTCGCGCTGCTGCAAACGCGGCTCGAACTGATCGGCATCGAACTCGCCGAAGAAAAAGAACGCCTGCTGGCCGTGCTGTTCCTCGGTCTTGCCGCGATGATGCTGGCGACCATGGCGCTCATCAGCCTGACGGTGCTGATCGCGATCGCGTTCTGGGACACCTACCGCTGGCAGGCGCTTGCCGGCCTGACTTCGCTCTATGCGATCGCGGGGCTCGTCTGCGCGCTGAAGGCGCGCGCCGGCCTGCGCGATGCGCCGAGCGTGTTCGAGACCACGCTGAACGAGCTGGAAAAAGACCGCGCGCTGTTCCGCGGCAAATCCTGA
- a CDS encoding DUF883 family protein: MSEVNKEKLMSDIKTVLADAEDLLKQAASSTGDRATELREKALSRLKQAKEKAADVQVVVVEKGKKAVRATDDYVHEHPWTSIGIAAGVGVLVGLLINRK, translated from the coding sequence ATGTCGGAAGTCAACAAGGAGAAACTGATGTCGGATATCAAAACCGTTCTCGCGGATGCAGAAGATCTGTTGAAACAAGCCGCAAGCAGCACGGGCGACCGGGCGACCGAACTGCGCGAGAAGGCGCTGTCGCGCCTCAAGCAGGCAAAGGAAAAAGCGGCTGACGTGCAGGTCGTCGTGGTCGAGAAGGGCAAGAAGGCCGTCCGCGCGACCGACGACTACGTGCACGAGCATCCGTGGACCTCGATCGGCATCGCCGCGGGCGTCGGCGTGCTGGTCGGCCTGCTGATCAACCGCAAGTAA
- a CDS encoding peroxiredoxin, with amino-acid sequence MSLRLGDTAPDFEQDSSLGRIKFHEWLGDSWGVLFSHPADYTPVCTTELGLTAKLKDEFAKRNVKPIALSVDSVESHQGWINDINETQAASVGFPIIADGDRKVSQLYDMIHPNASETFTVRSLFVIDPNKKVRLTITYPASTGRNFDEVLRVIDSLQLTDNYKVATPGNWKDGDDVVIVPSLKDEDEIKQRFPKGYKALRPYLRLTPQPNK; translated from the coding sequence ATGAGTCTACGTCTTGGCGACACCGCCCCGGATTTCGAGCAGGATTCGAGCCTCGGCCGCATCAAGTTCCACGAATGGCTCGGCGACAGCTGGGGCGTGCTGTTCTCGCATCCGGCGGACTACACGCCCGTGTGCACGACGGAGCTGGGCCTGACCGCGAAGCTCAAGGACGAGTTCGCGAAGCGCAACGTGAAGCCGATCGCGCTGTCGGTCGACAGCGTCGAGTCGCACCAGGGCTGGATCAACGACATCAACGAGACCCAGGCGGCGAGCGTCGGCTTCCCGATCATCGCGGACGGCGACCGGAAGGTCTCGCAGCTGTACGACATGATCCACCCGAATGCGAGCGAGACCTTCACCGTGCGTTCGCTGTTCGTGATCGACCCGAACAAGAAGGTGCGCCTCACGATCACCTATCCGGCGAGCACCGGCCGCAACTTCGACGAAGTGCTGCGCGTGATCGATTCGCTGCAGCTGACCGACAACTACAAGGTCGCGACGCCGGGCAACTGGAAGGACGGCGACGATGTCGTGATCGTGCCGTCGCTGAAGGACGAGGACGAGATCAAGCAGCGCTTCCCGAAGGGCTACAAGGCGCTGCGTCCGTACCTGCGTCTCACGCCGCAGCCGAACAAGTAA
- a CDS encoding acyl-CoA dehydrogenase translates to MAAASFHWDDPLLLDQQLGEDERMVRDAAHAYARDKLAPRVTESFRHERTDAAIFREMGEIGLLGPTIPEQYGGPGLNYVSYGLIAREVERVDSGYRSMMSVQSSLVMVPIHEFGSEAQKQKYLPKLASGEWIGCFGLTEPNHGSDPGSMVTRAKKVPGGYALSGAKMWITNSPIADVFVVWAKLEEDGRDAIHGFILEQGWKGLSTPAIHGKVGLRTSITGEIVLDEVFVPKENRLPNVTGLRGPFTCLNSARYGIAWGALGAAESCWHTARQYVLDRHQFGRPLAANQLIQKKLADMQTEITLGLQGVLRLGRMKDEGTAAVEITSIMKRNSCGKSLDIARLARDMLGGNGISDEFGVARHLVNLEVVNTYEGTHDIHALILGRAQTGIQAFF, encoded by the coding sequence ATGGCCGCTGCAAGCTTCCACTGGGACGATCCACTGCTGCTCGACCAGCAGTTGGGCGAAGACGAACGCATGGTGCGCGACGCCGCGCACGCCTACGCGCGCGACAAGCTCGCGCCGCGCGTGACCGAATCGTTCCGTCACGAGCGCACCGACGCGGCGATCTTCCGGGAGATGGGCGAAATCGGCCTGCTCGGGCCGACGATCCCCGAGCAATACGGCGGCCCGGGCCTGAACTACGTGAGCTACGGGTTGATCGCGCGCGAGGTGGAGCGCGTCGATTCGGGCTATCGCTCGATGATGTCGGTACAGTCGTCGCTCGTGATGGTGCCGATCCACGAATTCGGCTCCGAGGCGCAGAAACAGAAGTACCTGCCGAAGCTCGCGAGCGGCGAATGGATCGGCTGCTTCGGCCTGACCGAGCCGAACCACGGCTCGGATCCGGGCAGCATGGTGACGCGCGCGAAGAAGGTGCCGGGCGGCTACGCGCTGTCGGGCGCGAAGATGTGGATCACCAATTCGCCGATCGCCGACGTGTTCGTGGTGTGGGCAAAGCTGGAGGAAGACGGCCGCGACGCGATCCACGGCTTCATCCTCGAACAGGGCTGGAAGGGCCTCAGCACGCCTGCGATTCACGGCAAGGTCGGCCTGCGCACGTCGATCACGGGCGAGATCGTGCTCGACGAGGTGTTCGTGCCGAAAGAGAACCGCCTGCCGAACGTGACCGGCCTGCGCGGCCCCTTCACCTGCCTGAACTCGGCGCGCTACGGCATCGCGTGGGGCGCGCTCGGCGCGGCCGAATCCTGCTGGCACACCGCGCGCCAGTACGTGCTCGACCGCCACCAGTTCGGCCGCCCGCTCGCCGCGAACCAGTTGATCCAGAAGAAGCTCGCCGACATGCAGACCGAGATCACGCTCGGCCTGCAAGGCGTGCTGCGGCTCGGCCGCATGAAGGACGAAGGCACGGCCGCCGTCGAGATCACCTCGATCATGAAGCGCAATTCGTGCGGCAAGTCGCTCGACATCGCACGGCTCGCCCGCGACATGCTGGGCGGCAACGGCATCTCCGACGAGTTCGGCGTCGCTCGCCATCTCGTGAATCTCGAGGTGGTGAACACCTACGAGGGCACGCACGACATCCACGCGCTGATCCTCGGGCGCGCGCAGACGGGCATCCAGGCGTTCTTCTGA
- a CDS encoding IclR family transcriptional regulator encodes MILSTMDDTPLDERKFVVALARGLDLLRAFRPGETMLGNRDFVERTGLPKATVNRLAYTLSVLGYLRYDDALGKYALDTGVLSLGYALLAGADVLELARPHLRALAREIGAAVSLGCRDGLDMIYLETIRSETALTLGLAAGSRLSMLTSSMGRAYLAVQPVEVREALFAELRKGAGGGRAAAAQIEAARRAVDEFAATGCCYSFRDWHDDVNAAAVPFREPREGRWLILSCSGPASSMSEAVFRNRIGPKLRALARRFGQPA; translated from the coding sequence ATGATTCTTTCGACCATGGACGACACCCCGCTCGACGAACGCAAGTTCGTCGTCGCGCTGGCCCGCGGGCTCGATCTGCTGCGCGCGTTCCGGCCCGGCGAGACGATGCTCGGCAACCGCGATTTCGTCGAGCGCACCGGCTTGCCGAAGGCGACGGTCAACCGCCTCGCGTACACCCTGTCCGTGCTCGGCTACCTGCGCTACGACGACGCGCTCGGCAAGTACGCGCTCGACACGGGCGTGCTGTCGCTCGGCTATGCGCTGCTGGCGGGCGCCGACGTGCTCGAACTGGCCCGGCCGCACCTGCGCGCGCTCGCGCGCGAGATCGGCGCGGCGGTGTCGCTCGGCTGCCGCGACGGCCTCGACATGATCTATCTGGAGACGATCCGCAGCGAGACCGCCTTGACGCTCGGCCTCGCGGCCGGTTCGCGGCTGTCGATGCTGACCAGCTCGATGGGGCGCGCCTATCTCGCGGTGCAGCCCGTCGAGGTGCGCGAGGCGCTGTTCGCGGAGCTGCGCAAGGGGGCGGGCGGGGGGCGCGCGGCCGCCGCGCAGATCGAGGCGGCGCGGCGGGCGGTCGACGAATTCGCGGCCACCGGCTGCTGTTATTCGTTTCGCGACTGGCACGACGACGTGAACGCGGCCGCGGTGCCGTTCCGCGAACCGCGCGAAGGGCGCTGGCTGATCCTGAGCTGCAGCGGGCCGGCCTCGTCGATGAGCGAGGCGGTGTTCCGCAACCGGATCGGCCCGAAGCTGCGCGCGCTCGCCCGGCGTTTCGGCCAGCCGGCCTGA
- a CDS encoding GFA family protein, whose product MTEREELEGGCACGAIRYRIAGVPADAGFCHCRLCQRTTGAALLASASVPAGAFVYLRGVPREYPSSAWGMRRFCAECGTQLEFRRHDAPGTVEVNYATLDDPSRVRPAWHIWYASRFPGLEIADDLPKHDGEG is encoded by the coding sequence ATGACGGAACGGGAAGAACTGGAGGGCGGCTGCGCCTGCGGCGCGATCCGCTATCGGATCGCCGGCGTGCCGGCCGACGCGGGCTTTTGCCACTGCCGCCTGTGCCAGCGCACGACGGGCGCGGCGCTGCTCGCCTCGGCGTCGGTGCCGGCCGGCGCGTTCGTCTATCTGCGCGGCGTGCCGCGTGAATATCCGTCGAGCGCGTGGGGCATGCGCCGTTTCTGCGCCGAGTGCGGCACGCAGCTCGAATTCCGGCGTCACGACGCGCCCGGCACTGTGGAAGTCAATTACGCGACGCTCGACGATCCGTCGCGCGTGCGCCCCGCCTGGCATATCTGGTATGCGAGCCGTTTTCCCGGGCTCGAGATCGCCGACGACCTGCCGAAACACGACGGCGAGGGTTGA
- a CDS encoding EAL domain-containing protein, protein MIAPTIPELVARAGALPFLREHLALDDGARVACARLRGLTLDSAYEPIYDVTMPGAPQSTSLSDTIERFGDELGFQAVTQVGGAPFDPFDAVIDDQSLVALDRLARCLHAINFFGAQRHGLLFLRVHERLLKSVKYDHGKHFSSVLTSFGLHPERIVIELPAVAVAHKTFLGYLTKSYQHHGFKVADKLPDPGRILAVESDMARPDYIKMDAAIALRDGMVKALVAYAQRVHIPLIFDQVADEAQFELLRQHDVRLMQGPVFSHPATAT, encoded by the coding sequence ATGATCGCGCCCACCATTCCCGAGCTGGTCGCCCGCGCCGGCGCGCTGCCGTTCCTGCGCGAACACCTCGCGCTCGACGACGGGGCCCGGGTCGCATGCGCCCGGCTGCGCGGCCTCACACTCGACAGCGCCTACGAGCCGATCTACGACGTGACGATGCCGGGCGCGCCGCAATCGACGTCGTTGTCGGACACGATCGAGCGGTTTGGTGACGAATTGGGTTTCCAGGCGGTGACACAGGTGGGCGGCGCACCGTTCGATCCGTTCGACGCGGTGATCGACGACCAGTCGCTCGTCGCGCTCGACCGCCTCGCGCGCTGCCTGCACGCGATCAACTTCTTCGGCGCGCAACGCCACGGGCTGCTGTTCCTGCGCGTGCACGAGCGGCTGCTGAAGAGCGTCAAGTACGACCACGGCAAGCATTTCTCGTCGGTGCTGACGAGCTTCGGCCTGCACCCCGAGCGGATCGTGATCGAGCTGCCCGCCGTCGCGGTCGCGCACAAGACCTTCCTCGGCTACCTGACGAAGAGCTACCAGCATCACGGCTTCAAGGTCGCGGACAAGCTGCCGGACCCGGGGCGGATCCTTGCGGTCGAATCGGACATGGCGCGGCCGGACTACATCAAGATGGATGCCGCGATCGCGTTGCGCGACGGGATGGTGAAGGCATTGGTCGCCTATGCGCAGCGCGTGCACATCCCGCTGATCTTCGACCAGGTGGCCGACGAGGCGCAGTTCGAGCTGCTGCGCCAGCACGACGTGCGGCTGATGCAGGGGCCGGTGTTCTCGCATCCGGCCACGGCGACCTGA
- a CDS encoding MBL fold metallo-hydrolase codes for MAVEKKFASQADLAEKKVTFERLSEHAYAYTAEGDPNTGIIIGDDAVLVADTQATPVMAQDVIRRIREVTDKPIKYVLLTHYHAVRVLGASAYGADHVIASQDTRDLIVERGEADMKSEIGRFPRLFRSVESVPGLTWPTLTFRGEMTLWLGKLEVRIMQLGRGHTKGDTVVWLPQEKVLLSGDLVEYGATPYAGDAYFQDWPHTLDAIAALRPEKLVPGRGAALKTPQEVADGLAGTRAFVSELYARVKAGAAEGRDLNAIYKDTFAALKPGFGDWVIFDHCMPFDVTRAYDEATGYPDPRIWTAERDREMWQTLEG; via the coding sequence ATGGCGGTCGAGAAGAAATTTGCATCGCAGGCGGACCTGGCGGAGAAGAAGGTGACGTTCGAGCGCCTCTCCGAGCATGCCTACGCCTATACCGCGGAGGGCGACCCGAACACCGGGATCATCATCGGCGACGACGCGGTGCTGGTCGCCGATACGCAGGCGACGCCCGTGATGGCGCAGGACGTGATCCGCCGGATCCGCGAGGTCACCGACAAGCCGATCAAGTACGTGCTGCTCACGCACTATCACGCGGTGCGGGTGCTGGGCGCGTCCGCGTACGGCGCGGACCACGTGATCGCGAGCCAGGACACCCGCGACCTGATCGTGGAGCGCGGCGAGGCCGACATGAAGAGCGAGATCGGGCGCTTTCCGCGCCTGTTCCGCTCGGTCGAGTCGGTGCCCGGGCTGACCTGGCCGACGCTGACGTTCCGCGGCGAGATGACGCTGTGGCTCGGCAAGCTCGAGGTCCGCATCATGCAGCTCGGGCGCGGCCACACCAAGGGCGACACGGTCGTCTGGCTGCCGCAGGAGAAGGTGCTGCTGTCGGGCGATCTGGTCGAGTACGGCGCGACGCCGTACGCGGGCGACGCCTACTTCCAGGACTGGCCGCACACGCTCGACGCGATCGCGGCGCTGCGCCCGGAGAAGCTCGTGCCGGGCCGCGGCGCGGCGCTCAAGACGCCGCAGGAAGTGGCGGACGGGCTCGCCGGCACGCGCGCGTTCGTGAGCGAGCTGTACGCGCGCGTGAAGGCGGGCGCGGCCGAGGGGCGCGATCTCAATGCGATCTACAAGGACACGTTCGCGGCGCTGAAGCCGGGCTTCGGCGACTGGGTGATCTTCGATCACTGCATGCCGTTCGACGTGACCCGCGCCTACGACGAGGCGACCGGCTATCCCGACCCGCGCATCTGGACCGCGGAGCGCGATCGCGAGATGTGGCAGACGCTCGAAGGCTGA
- a CDS encoding FAD-dependent oxidoreductase: MSIDYQTLKFAYRPCAASRDAAAAPLPVIVVGAGPVGLAAAIDLARQRVPVVLLDDDDTLSSGSRAICFAKRTLEIFDRLGCGERFVEKGVRWQVGKVFLRDALIYAFDLLPEPGHARPAFINLQQYYVEGYLAERAAELPDLALCWRHKVTGLAQTADGVEVAVDTPDGPRTLRARYVVAADGARSALRAMLGLDSAGRTFKDRFLIADVRMNAPFPAERWFWFDPPFHPNQSVLLHRQPDNLWRIDFQLGWDADPVAEKQPERVIPRVRALLGPDVDFTLEWVSVYTFRCQRIAHFRHGRVLFAGDAAHGVSPFGARGANSGVQDADNLGWKLALVLDGRAPERLLDSYASEREYAADENIRHSTRATDFITPKSAISRVFRDATLTLARDCEFARRLVNSGRLSVPAVLADSPLNTADRPGDAFAGPLVPGAAAADAPVRAAHGDAWLLRHLGDGFTGLLFGALADAPALVDALRGHALPIAPVLVVPAGEGGTADGVDVLEDPDGLAARRYDARPGTFYLLRPDQHVCARLRALDAGAVRAALARAICAA, encoded by the coding sequence ATGAGCATCGACTACCAGACGCTGAAGTTCGCATACCGCCCGTGCGCGGCCTCCCGCGACGCGGCGGCCGCGCCGCTGCCGGTGATCGTCGTCGGCGCGGGCCCGGTCGGGCTCGCCGCGGCGATCGACCTCGCGCGCCAGCGCGTGCCCGTCGTGCTGCTCGACGACGACGACACGCTGTCGAGCGGCTCGCGCGCGATCTGCTTCGCGAAACGCACGCTCGAGATCTTCGACCGCCTCGGCTGCGGCGAGCGCTTCGTCGAGAAGGGCGTGCGCTGGCAGGTCGGCAAGGTGTTCCTGCGCGACGCGCTGATCTACGCGTTCGACCTGCTGCCGGAGCCGGGCCATGCGCGACCCGCGTTCATCAACCTGCAGCAGTACTACGTCGAGGGCTACCTGGCCGAGCGCGCGGCCGAGCTGCCCGATCTCGCGCTGTGCTGGCGGCACAAGGTCACGGGGCTCGCGCAGACGGCCGATGGCGTCGAAGTCGCGGTCGACACGCCCGACGGCCCGCGCACGCTGCGCGCGCGCTACGTGGTCGCGGCGGACGGCGCGCGCAGCGCGCTGCGCGCGATGCTCGGCCTCGACAGCGCCGGCCGCACCTTCAAGGACCGTTTCCTGATCGCGGACGTGCGCATGAACGCGCCGTTCCCGGCCGAACGCTGGTTCTGGTTCGACCCGCCGTTCCACCCGAACCAGTCGGTGTTGCTGCACCGCCAGCCCGATAACCTGTGGCGCATCGATTTCCAGCTCGGCTGGGACGCCGATCCGGTCGCCGAGAAGCAGCCGGAGCGGGTGATCCCGCGGGTGCGCGCGCTGCTCGGGCCGGACGTCGATTTCACGCTCGAATGGGTGAGCGTCTATACGTTCCGCTGCCAGCGCATCGCGCATTTCCGCCACGGCCGCGTGCTGTTCGCGGGCGATGCGGCGCACGGCGTGTCGCCGTTCGGCGCACGCGGCGCGAACAGTGGCGTGCAGGATGCCGACAACCTCGGCTGGAAGCTTGCGCTGGTATTGGACGGCCGCGCACCCGAGCGGCTGCTCGACAGCTACGCGAGCGAGCGCGAGTACGCGGCCGACGAGAACATCCGCCATTCGACCCGCGCGACCGATTTCATCACGCCGAAGAGCGCGATCTCGCGCGTGTTCCGCGACGCGACGCTGACGCTCGCGCGCGACTGCGAATTCGCGCGCCGGCTCGTCAACAGCGGACGCCTGTCGGTGCCGGCCGTGCTCGCGGATTCGCCGCTCAACACGGCCGATCGGCCCGGCGACGCGTTCGCGGGGCCGCTCGTCCCGGGCGCGGCGGCGGCCGACGCGCCGGTGCGCGCGGCGCACGGCGACGCCTGGCTGCTGCGCCATCTCGGCGACGGCTTCACGGGCCTGCTGTTCGGCGCGCTGGCCGATGCGCCGGCACTCGTCGACGCGCTGCGCGGCCATGCGCTGCCGATCGCGCCGGTGCTGGTGGTGCCGGCGGGCGAGGGCGGGACGGCCGACGGCGTCGACGTGCTCGAGGATCCCGACGGCCTCGCCGCGCGGCGCTACGACGCGCGGCCCGGCACCTTCTATCTGCTGCGGCCGGACCAGCACGTCTGTGCGCGCCTGCGCGCGCTCGACGCGGGCGCGGTGCGCGCCGCGCTGGCGCGCGCGATCTGCGCCGCGTGA
- a CDS encoding DUF2783 domain-containing protein, which translates to MPLDTRSRLPDPDAFYEALIDMHRDLSDSESQLVNAKLILLLANQVGDLTVLREAMALARAGAARVAPAAETPR; encoded by the coding sequence ATGCCCCTCGACACCCGTTCGCGTTTGCCGGATCCCGACGCGTTCTATGAAGCGCTGATCGACATGCACCGCGACCTGTCGGACAGCGAGAGCCAGCTCGTCAATGCGAAGCTGATCCTGCTGCTCGCGAACCAGGTCGGCGACCTGACGGTGCTGCGCGAGGCGATGGCGCTCGCGCGCGCCGGCGCGGCGCGCGTCGCGCCCGCTGCGGAGACGCCGCGATGA